A single window of Nitrospira sp. DNA harbors:
- the aroB gene encoding 3-dehydroquinate synthase has product MGRVEQRVSVSLKARSYDIVIKPGLIDELAMRLQSIATTERIGIVTDRHVARHYLGAVLEQCEQAGLHPVPIVLPPGEKNKTLATVGKILDVLAKERFERKSLLMALGGGVVGDVTGFAAAIYQRGIPFVQVPTTLVAQVDSSVGGKTGVDHRLGKNLIGAFHQPKAVWIDTALLRTLPKREWIAGLAEVIKYGIIADKGFFAYLERTMPAILKLEPQAVMQIVKRSCEIKAQVVAEDEQESDRRRILNYGHTIGHALEALGDYQSLIHGEAVGIGLVLEADLARHQGYCDSQTVEQIRAVVRSAGLSDRLTSPSMGKVWAAMQHDKKVSQGKVVGVWPSAIGRVRIAPLERATFAEWFHTVPAGARGRSK; this is encoded by the coding sequence ATGGGCAGAGTAGAACAACGAGTGTCGGTGTCGCTTAAAGCGCGAAGCTACGACATTGTCATCAAGCCGGGCTTGATCGACGAGCTTGCGATGCGTCTTCAGTCCATTGCCACAACCGAACGTATCGGCATTGTGACGGATCGGCATGTTGCCAGGCACTATCTTGGCGCCGTGCTGGAGCAATGTGAGCAGGCCGGCCTCCACCCGGTCCCAATCGTATTGCCGCCAGGGGAAAAGAATAAGACGCTTGCGACTGTTGGGAAGATTTTGGATGTGCTGGCGAAGGAGCGCTTTGAGCGGAAGTCGTTGTTGATGGCGCTTGGGGGAGGGGTTGTAGGGGATGTGACGGGATTTGCTGCAGCGATTTACCAGCGAGGGATTCCGTTCGTCCAGGTTCCGACCACATTGGTCGCGCAGGTGGACTCGAGCGTCGGAGGAAAAACCGGCGTCGATCATCGGTTGGGAAAGAATCTCATCGGAGCATTTCACCAGCCCAAGGCCGTCTGGATTGATACCGCGCTTTTGCGTACGCTTCCGAAACGGGAGTGGATTGCAGGTCTGGCCGAAGTGATCAAGTACGGTATCATTGCCGACAAGGGGTTTTTTGCGTATCTCGAACGAACAATGCCGGCTATTCTGAAACTTGAGCCTCAGGCTGTCATGCAGATTGTGAAACGTTCCTGTGAGATCAAGGCCCAGGTGGTGGCAGAGGATGAGCAGGAGTCGGATCGTCGAAGGATTTTGAATTACGGACATACGATCGGACATGCCCTAGAGGCCTTAGGCGACTATCAGTCGTTGATTCATGGGGAGGCTGTTGGCATTGGGCTTGTGCTTGAGGCCGATTTAGCCAGGCACCAGGGGTATTGCGACTCTCAGACGGTTGAGCAAATCAGGGCGGTCGTCCGTTCTGCCGGTTTGTCTGATCGTCTGACAAGTCCTTCTATGGGGAAGGTGTGGGCGGCGATGCAGCACGACAAGAAGGTCTCGCAGGGGAAAGTGGTGGGTGTGTGGCCGTCCGCGATCGGACGAGTTCGGATTGCGCCGCTTGAGCGAGCCACGTTTGCTGAGTGGTTTCACACTGTTCCTGCAGGGGCCAGAGGGCGATCAAAGTGA
- the pilM gene encoding type IV pilus assembly protein PilM: MFETDIVSLLTPKRQLVGLDIGSSAIKLVQLRESKGRYYLQKFGMKPLEPEVIVDGTVMDEGRVVSAIRELFEESNVKNKQVAVSISGHAVIVKKISLPPMPDEELEGQVKLAAEQYIPFDINEVNIDFHVLPADASGEGSGEMSVILVAAKKDKINELTELVKGAGLMPMVMDVDAFAIENMHAINYPLAQDETTALVNLGASVMNVNIIRGGVSLFTRDIPLGGNRYTEAIQREMGLSYEEAEETKKGERSGKAASGSIDSVIDSVNGEVASEIARTVDYFKTSASNVGLDRVLVCGGVARVSGLVQQLSDRMQTPVEVANPFSEIDTSGSDFDQDALAEMAPLASVAVGLALRSVGDR; this comes from the coding sequence ATGTTTGAGACTGACATTGTCTCGTTACTGACTCCCAAGCGTCAGCTGGTTGGGCTCGACATTGGGTCGAGCGCAATTAAGTTGGTGCAGTTGAGAGAAAGTAAGGGCCGGTACTACCTCCAGAAGTTCGGCATGAAGCCGTTGGAGCCGGAAGTGATCGTAGATGGAACGGTCATGGACGAAGGGCGAGTGGTCTCGGCAATTCGTGAGTTGTTTGAGGAATCTAACGTCAAAAATAAGCAAGTCGCGGTGTCCATCTCAGGTCATGCCGTCATTGTGAAGAAAATCAGCTTGCCTCCGATGCCCGATGAGGAGCTGGAAGGGCAAGTGAAATTAGCGGCGGAGCAATATATTCCGTTCGATATCAATGAAGTGAATATCGATTTCCATGTGCTTCCGGCTGATGCTTCAGGCGAGGGGTCCGGGGAGATGTCGGTTATTCTCGTGGCGGCAAAGAAGGACAAGATTAATGAGTTGACCGAGTTGGTCAAGGGTGCTGGATTGATGCCAATGGTCATGGACGTCGATGCCTTTGCCATAGAAAATATGCACGCGATTAACTATCCCCTGGCGCAAGATGAAACGACGGCTCTGGTGAATCTGGGAGCCAGCGTGATGAACGTCAACATTATCCGCGGTGGCGTTTCCTTGTTTACCCGGGATATCCCGTTGGGCGGCAATCGCTACACGGAAGCGATTCAGAGGGAAATGGGCTTGTCCTACGAGGAAGCTGAAGAGACCAAAAAAGGCGAGCGAAGCGGGAAGGCCGCCTCGGGTTCTATTGACAGTGTGATTGATAGCGTCAATGGAGAAGTGGCCTCAGAAATTGCCAGAACGGTTGATTACTTCAAGACCTCTGCCTCAAATGTGGGGCTGGATCGTGTTTTAGTGTGTGGCGGGGTCGCACGCGTCAGCGGGCTCGTGCAGCAATTAAGCGATCGCATGCAAACGCCGGTTGAAGTTGCCAATCCGTTTAGTGAAATTGATACATCGGGAAGTGACTTCGATCAGGATGCCCTGGCTGAAATGGCGCCGCTGGCTTCTGTTGCGGTAGGACTGGCCTTGAGATCAGTGGGGGACCGATGA
- a CDS encoding GAF and ANTAR domain-containing protein, which translates to MASKKLSSAQLEQALREKTREVDVLHRISESISNTLDLEAVLRHIVDVVVEVTKADACLLYLLSDGRDELILRASKNPHPRLIGRITIGLGEGITGWVARERTRVVVPNNASEDPRFKFFNNLPEDRYQAFVSVPILAKKEVSGVINVQHKRSRRYREDELALLTTIANQVGGAIENARLYDQMRRKALQLETLSQVSETVASNRITDDVLQLIVTMTAQMLGSKICSIMLLDEASGELRIAATQSLSESYRRKPNLKVGQSISGRAVQERRSIIVPDVTKERDYMYSDLAAKEGFCSLLSVPMMMREKCVGVINSYTSVPHTFTSEEVRLMQAIANQAAISIEHTTLLEKSFEMQEALAVRKLLDRAKGYLMRSKRLSEEESFKLIQRQSMDLRKSMREIAEAILLAGDIDERAEKRKV; encoded by the coding sequence ATGGCATCAAAAAAACTCTCATCCGCGCAATTAGAGCAAGCATTGCGAGAAAAGACTCGCGAGGTGGATGTGCTGCATCGGATTAGCGAGTCGATCAGTAACACGCTCGATCTTGAGGCCGTGCTCCGGCATATTGTCGATGTTGTGGTCGAGGTGACGAAAGCGGACGCCTGTCTTCTGTATCTGCTGTCTGACGGCCGGGATGAATTGATTCTTCGGGCCTCGAAAAATCCTCATCCTCGCCTGATCGGGCGCATTACGATCGGTCTGGGCGAAGGCATCACCGGCTGGGTGGCCCGTGAGCGGACGCGTGTGGTCGTTCCCAATAATGCCAGTGAGGATCCTCGGTTCAAGTTTTTCAATAACCTTCCCGAGGATCGGTATCAGGCTTTTGTCTCCGTGCCGATTCTCGCCAAGAAAGAGGTGAGCGGCGTCATCAATGTGCAGCATAAGCGCTCTCGTCGCTATCGAGAAGATGAACTCGCGCTCCTCACCACTATTGCCAATCAGGTCGGAGGCGCAATTGAGAATGCCCGCCTCTACGATCAGATGCGCCGGAAGGCGCTGCAGTTGGAAACGTTGTCGCAAGTCTCAGAGACGGTTGCGTCCAACCGGATAACGGACGATGTTCTTCAGCTGATTGTGACCATGACCGCGCAGATGTTGGGCTCGAAAATCTGTTCGATCATGCTGCTGGACGAAGCCAGCGGAGAGCTGCGGATTGCTGCCACGCAAAGCTTGAGCGAATCGTATCGGCGAAAACCCAATCTCAAGGTCGGACAAAGTATCAGCGGGAGAGCTGTCCAGGAGCGACGATCAATCATCGTCCCGGATGTGACGAAAGAGCGGGACTATATGTATTCTGACTTAGCGGCGAAGGAGGGGTTTTGTTCGCTGCTGTCTGTGCCGATGATGATGCGGGAGAAGTGTGTGGGCGTAATCAATAGTTACACCTCGGTTCCCCATACCTTTACGTCGGAGGAAGTGCGGCTCATGCAGGCGATCGCCAATCAGGCGGCAATTTCCATCGAGCATACAACGTTGTTGGAAAAATCGTTCGAGATGCAAGAGGCCCTGGCCGTCCGGAAGTTGTTGGATCGTGCGAAGGGGTATCTCATGCGATCCAAGAGGCTGTCTGAGGAAGAATCCTTCAAGCTCATTCAACGGCAAAGTATGGACTTGCGGAAATCCATGAGAGAGATTGCTGAAGCAATCCTGCTTGCCGGGGATATCGATGAGCGCGCCGAGAAACGAAAGGTCTGA
- the pilO gene encoding type 4a pilus biogenesis protein PilO, translating to MALPSINLETLRSIPAPQKLALLGLLVGVLMAGFYFYIAEPKAAAIDMLQADNARLDGEIQTLTIKAKHLDELLAANKQLEIELAKKKERLPPEEEAVMLLKQVSDLGVRLGLDIRLWRPGAQAEDASKLFVKMPVAVEATGAYHTTALFFDRINRLPRIITVSGLKMGTPKMEQGRIVSQAQFDLVAYAAPPEKQAAAIPVPNVVKPAPVGK from the coding sequence ATGGCGTTGCCTTCTATCAATCTAGAGACGCTGCGCAGTATCCCTGCTCCGCAGAAGCTGGCCCTCCTGGGTTTGCTTGTGGGGGTGCTGATGGCGGGGTTCTACTTCTATATTGCAGAGCCAAAAGCCGCGGCAATTGACATGCTTCAAGCGGACAACGCACGGTTGGACGGAGAAATTCAGACTCTCACGATCAAGGCGAAGCACCTCGACGAACTGCTCGCTGCCAATAAACAGCTTGAGATCGAATTGGCAAAAAAGAAGGAACGACTTCCTCCGGAAGAAGAAGCCGTCATGTTGTTGAAACAAGTGTCCGATCTTGGTGTCCGCCTGGGGCTCGATATTAGGTTGTGGCGGCCAGGAGCTCAGGCAGAAGATGCGTCGAAACTGTTTGTGAAGATGCCTGTCGCCGTCGAAGCTACCGGGGCCTACCATACAACGGCACTATTTTTTGATCGTATTAATCGGTTGCCGAGAATTATTACAGTCTCTGGTCTCAAGATGGGGACGCCAAAGATGGAGCAGGGACGAATTGTGTCCCAGGCGCAATTTGATCTTGTGGCATATGCGGCTCCTCCGGAGAAGCAGGCTGCCGCGATTCCGGTGCCAAATGTTGTGAAGCCAGCTCCGGTTGGCAAATAG
- a CDS encoding pilus assembly protein PilP produces the protein MQLSSVERIVRVPRIPAGTIFLAGVLLFVAGAEVGAGTLTPSNQISPLRQDSIKLPAAPEIQRQTIAPTLMANPSVEGEASLSSPSTLPDTGSGFGYDPSGRRDPFAPVVQQLQPGKMDVSLPPLQRVNLTELNLIAIVWGAYGYTAMVQTPDGYGYAVRRGTRLGQNNGVVSAITERGIIVQERFTDVYGKKQEREYVKLLHPKEGAE, from the coding sequence ATGCAACTGTCTAGTGTGGAGCGGATAGTGCGTGTGCCAAGAATTCCAGCGGGCACCATCTTCCTTGCTGGCGTATTGCTGTTCGTCGCAGGCGCGGAAGTTGGCGCCGGGACTTTGACCCCATCGAATCAAATCAGCCCGCTACGGCAGGATTCGATTAAGCTGCCTGCCGCTCCTGAAATCCAACGGCAAACCATCGCTCCGACCTTGATGGCCAATCCTTCGGTTGAAGGTGAGGCCTCGCTCTCATCTCCATCTACTCTTCCTGATACTGGGAGCGGATTTGGATATGATCCATCAGGCCGTCGAGATCCGTTTGCGCCGGTCGTGCAGCAACTCCAACCAGGAAAGATGGATGTCAGTCTTCCTCCGCTCCAACGGGTCAATTTGACGGAGCTGAATTTAATCGCCATTGTGTGGGGCGCGTACGGGTACACGGCGATGGTCCAGACTCCTGATGGGTATGGGTATGCCGTCAGACGAGGGACACGCCTCGGGCAGAACAATGGCGTTGTGAGTGCTATTACGGAGCGAGGAATCATCGTGCAAGAGCGGTTTACCGATGTCTATGGGAAAAAACAGGAGCGAGAATACGTAAAGCTTCTTCACCCGAAAGAGGGCGCAGAATGA
- the pilQ gene encoding type IV pilus secretin PilQ: MVTKIEVRPEGDEVTVLVKGDGKLFSSARLLDENRLVVDLISVSSALKSPLVSGQHQLLRKVRVGYHADKVRLVLELLGRPSFSVTPVGHDILVSLKPRAVGANVVPVNVPLSPEGSIPDPVGIGGSEFADPGQVVPREIRAKKGQVMGLAQGKFKVRTIQMATESATPESDSRGDDLVAGQTRFAGRRISLDFQQADITNILRLIAEVSGFNIVVGEGVKAKVTMKLVSVPWDQALDMLLKMNGLGMIRQGTIVWVDTLTNIAKQQDEEARAKEAKTKAEELVDRVFYIRNIQAQELQTALRQYLSPRGVMNISAGSNALIVRDTETKLAVMKQLVDGLDLQVPQVQIEARIVQADTVYARGMGIQWGFQNADFSANKFNFFGNATGAFAPLGGTAAGQSGTGTIPRDFIVNLPAQVGGLPAVPAIGYQFGKLAPGFALDLRLSAGELLGLSKVIAAPKITTLDKREAKISQGESIPFQTTSLQGTQTTFVDANLELNVTPQITSRDPKEVGKQILMKVRATRNAVGARSNPAGPSIDRREATTQVIVRDGETMVIGGVFVDTQNNNVQGVPYLSRIPVLGWLFKNKSESVSKQELLIFMTPTIIRTT, translated from the coding sequence ATGGTCACAAAGATTGAAGTCCGTCCGGAAGGGGACGAGGTTACCGTCCTTGTGAAGGGCGATGGGAAATTGTTCTCGTCCGCTCGATTGTTGGACGAGAATCGGCTGGTTGTTGATCTCATCTCAGTGTCGTCGGCGCTTAAATCTCCCCTGGTCTCGGGGCAGCATCAGCTCCTTAGAAAAGTCAGAGTTGGATATCATGCTGATAAGGTTCGTCTTGTTCTCGAGCTTCTTGGTCGTCCCTCATTTTCGGTCACTCCTGTTGGACATGACATTCTGGTTTCGTTAAAGCCGAGGGCGGTGGGCGCGAATGTGGTTCCGGTGAACGTGCCCTTGTCTCCTGAAGGAAGCATCCCCGACCCTGTTGGAATAGGCGGGAGCGAGTTTGCAGATCCTGGACAGGTAGTGCCGAGGGAGATCCGCGCAAAGAAGGGGCAGGTTATGGGGCTTGCGCAAGGGAAGTTCAAGGTCCGAACCATTCAGATGGCCACGGAGAGCGCAACTCCTGAAAGCGATTCAAGAGGAGATGATCTTGTTGCCGGTCAGACACGCTTTGCTGGACGCCGGATCTCGTTAGATTTTCAGCAGGCCGATATCACCAATATCCTTCGTCTCATCGCTGAGGTCAGTGGATTTAATATCGTAGTGGGCGAAGGGGTGAAGGCCAAGGTAACCATGAAGCTTGTCAGCGTGCCCTGGGATCAAGCCCTGGATATGCTGCTCAAGATGAATGGGTTGGGCATGATTCGTCAGGGAACAATCGTGTGGGTTGATACGCTGACGAACATTGCCAAGCAGCAGGATGAAGAGGCCCGCGCAAAGGAAGCAAAGACCAAAGCTGAAGAGCTGGTAGATCGCGTATTCTACATCAGGAATATTCAAGCTCAGGAACTGCAGACAGCATTGCGGCAGTATTTGAGCCCCCGTGGGGTCATGAATATCAGCGCCGGAAGCAATGCGTTGATCGTGCGAGATACCGAAACCAAGCTTGCGGTGATGAAACAATTGGTGGATGGATTGGATCTTCAAGTGCCACAGGTTCAGATTGAAGCGCGCATTGTTCAGGCCGATACGGTCTATGCGCGTGGTATGGGCATTCAATGGGGTTTTCAGAATGCCGACTTCAGTGCTAATAAGTTTAACTTCTTCGGGAACGCTACCGGCGCATTTGCCCCCTTGGGTGGTACGGCTGCTGGGCAGAGTGGGACCGGGACAATCCCCCGTGATTTTATTGTGAATCTTCCTGCCCAGGTTGGTGGACTTCCGGCGGTTCCGGCGATCGGGTATCAGTTTGGTAAACTGGCACCTGGTTTTGCCTTGGATTTGCGGCTATCTGCAGGAGAGTTGCTGGGGTTAAGCAAAGTGATCGCAGCTCCAAAGATCACTACGCTGGATAAACGTGAGGCGAAGATTTCACAGGGTGAATCGATTCCGTTCCAAACCACGTCGCTCCAGGGGACGCAGACGACATTTGTGGATGCGAATCTTGAGCTGAATGTGACTCCGCAAATTACGTCGCGCGATCCGAAGGAAGTCGGAAAGCAGATCCTTATGAAGGTTCGCGCTACTCGCAATGCGGTCGGTGCTCGAAGCAATCCTGCGGGTCCGAGTATTGATCGTCGTGAAGCGACGACTCAGGTTATTGTTCGCGATGGCGAGACGATGGTGATAGGCGGTGTGTTTGTGGATACCCAGAATAATAACGTGCAGGGAGTTCCGTACCTGTCACGAATTCCTGTCCTGGGATGGCTCTTTAAGAATAAATCGGAGAGCGTGTCGAAGCAGGAATTGTTGATTTTCATGACGCCGACGATTATTCGTACGACATAG
- a CDS encoding PilN domain-containing protein — protein MIRINLLPGPKGRTAKPQYDVRAQALLGVGVLLVTIAGCWWYSSSLDEVIEARQEEKLAKEKQVVQLKEQVKQVQDFEQKKKLLEDKNRVIDQLESARVGPVKVLDFVSQSIEPLKVWLTNLKLSAENVEVEGKALTNDDVVEFVNNLRRTDFFANINLQESKAAVENKINIYQFKLAFRLKG, from the coding sequence ATGATTCGTATCAATCTACTTCCTGGCCCTAAAGGGCGCACGGCCAAACCTCAGTATGATGTTCGGGCGCAGGCCTTACTGGGTGTTGGCGTGCTCTTGGTCACGATCGCAGGTTGTTGGTGGTACTCTTCTTCTCTTGATGAGGTCATCGAGGCGAGGCAGGAAGAGAAGCTCGCTAAAGAGAAGCAAGTTGTCCAGCTCAAAGAACAGGTGAAGCAGGTACAGGACTTTGAGCAGAAGAAGAAGTTGCTAGAGGATAAGAATCGGGTGATTGATCAGCTTGAGTCGGCGCGGGTCGGGCCGGTCAAAGTCTTGGATTTTGTGAGCCAAAGTATTGAGCCCTTGAAGGTCTGGCTCACCAATTTGAAGCTATCTGCGGAAAATGTAGAAGTAGAAGGAAAGGCCTTGACGAATGATGATGTTGTCGAGTTCGTTAATAATCTGCGCCGGACCGATTTTTTCGCAAATATCAATCTCCAGGAAAGTAAGGCCGCAGTAGAGAATAAGATCAATATCTACCAGTTTAAACTGGCATTTCGCCTGAAAGGTTGA
- the raiA gene encoding ribosome-associated translation inhibitor RaiA, protein MKLRITGRHMDVTPALRRYLETRFDRLDRYELKVGIVQVVLSVEKLQHKAEAVCVVHGKRVQAKTSTREMYATIDALVDRIDGQLRKLKERLVSHKPAKATRVRSVRALAAEWQAEPAFKVERRAVPVLSLAEAHDRFGDHSEAFLLFAHIETGNLHVLQRSTGGRVLVFEPFAEGRRGHSFPGARE, encoded by the coding sequence CGGTATCTTGAGACGCGATTCGATCGGCTGGATCGGTACGAATTGAAAGTCGGGATTGTTCAAGTGGTCTTGAGCGTTGAGAAGCTGCAGCATAAGGCAGAAGCCGTCTGTGTGGTCCACGGGAAACGTGTGCAAGCGAAAACCTCGACGCGAGAAATGTACGCGACGATCGATGCCTTGGTGGACCGTATCGATGGGCAGCTCAGAAAGCTGAAGGAGCGATTGGTCAGTCATAAGCCTGCAAAGGCTACCCGAGTCCGGTCGGTGCGCGCGCTGGCGGCCGAGTGGCAAGCGGAGCCAGCCTTCAAGGTGGAGCGTCGAGCTGTGCCGGTCCTGTCCCTCGCGGAGGCACATGATCGGTTCGGTGATCACAGTGAGGCCTTTCTGTTGTTTGCACATATTGAGACCGGGAATCTCCATGTGCTTCAACGGAGCACCGGGGGGCGGGTGTTGGTCTTTGAGCCTTTTGCTGAAGGTCGTCGAGGGCATTCCTTCCCAGGGGCAAGAGAATGA
- the rapZ gene encoding RNase adapter RapZ — translation MAQLNLVIVSGLSGSGKSHALKAFEDAGYFCIDNLPPALIPTFVELCNQQGGEISNVALGVDVRERVFFADLVGTLERVRALGYAIRLLFLEARDEVLVRRFSESRRPHPLLPHLPVLEGVRFEKERVAELRRHADRIIDTSDLTVHELRDVLTKEFSRGPASRRLTVTLLTFGYKFGVPYDIDLLFDVRFLKNPFFVPDLKPLPGDDPRVRAFVLSDPDAIDLLVQLESMLKFLIPLYEREQRSYLTIAIGCTGGRHRSVAIAGRLRESLGAIGHEVILKHRDLQKS, via the coding sequence ATGGCGCAGCTTAATCTCGTCATTGTCAGTGGCCTCTCCGGATCCGGTAAGTCGCACGCGCTGAAAGCGTTCGAGGATGCCGGCTATTTTTGTATCGATAACCTCCCGCCTGCGTTAATCCCGACGTTTGTGGAATTGTGCAATCAGCAAGGGGGGGAGATATCGAACGTCGCGCTGGGCGTCGATGTTCGTGAGCGAGTCTTCTTTGCTGATTTGGTCGGGACGCTTGAGCGGGTGAGAGCCCTCGGGTACGCGATTCGGCTGCTCTTTTTGGAAGCCCGAGATGAAGTGCTTGTCAGGCGATTTTCCGAGTCGCGTCGCCCGCATCCGCTCCTGCCACATTTGCCGGTCCTAGAAGGGGTTCGGTTTGAGAAAGAACGGGTTGCTGAGTTGCGCCGCCATGCTGATCGGATTATCGATACGTCTGATCTGACCGTGCACGAACTCCGGGACGTATTGACGAAGGAGTTTTCCCGAGGTCCTGCCAGTCGGCGTTTGACGGTAACCTTGCTGACGTTTGGATATAAATTTGGCGTTCCCTACGATATTGATTTGCTGTTTGACGTTCGGTTTCTGAAGAATCCGTTTTTTGTTCCCGACCTCAAACCCCTTCCAGGGGATGATCCCCGTGTTCGTGCCTTTGTGTTGTCCGATCCAGACGCCATTGACCTCCTGGTGCAGCTGGAGAGCATGCTGAAGTTCTTGATCCCTCTCTATGAGCGTGAACAGCGCAGCTATCTCACCATTGCGATTGGGTGCACCGGCGGGCGTCACCGTTCAGTCGCGATTGCAGGTCGGCTCCGGGAGAGCCTTGGCGCAATCGGTCATGAAGTGATCCTCAAGCATCGAGATCTGCAGAAGTCCTAA
- a CDS encoding NAD+ synthase has protein sequence MRILRIAMAQMNPTVGDIAGNTRAIKRWIKEARKAKADVVAFPELAVTGYPPEDLLLKPRFVADNLRALDELAKECKGVLAVVGHVGQGQAGNGKSRQSVVAAGQHELTNSAALIGERGVLCQYSKWILPNYGVFDESRYFHPGRTLPVIALRGVTIGLNVCEDIWFPDGPTRLQAAAGADVIININASPFQIGKSRIREQMLATRARENGVIVTYTNTVGGQDELVFDGNSLVLDQTGAVIARAKAFQEDFLLVDLNADAVMRHRMAQRRNKALSAKLAGAVERMTVKLPAAPKRARVLPGLEPLREELDEVYAALVLGVRDYVRKNGFKKVVIGLSGGIDSAITAVIAVDALGADNVLGLFMPSPYTSQDSGDDVAELARRLHIAYDTIAITPTFDAYRQSLALSFEGRPVDTTEENLQARIRGNLLMAFSNKFGHLVLTTGNKSEMSVGYATLYGDMAGGFAVIKDVPKTMVYDLSHLRNAVGKTPVIPKRVLDRPPTAELRPNQKDEDSLPPYPVLDPILKAYVEEDRSLEEIVAMGFDRAVAAKVIGLVDRSEYKRRQAPIGIKISHRAFGKDRRMPITNGYR, from the coding sequence ATGCGCATTCTTCGAATTGCTATGGCCCAGATGAACCCCACGGTCGGCGATATTGCCGGGAATACCCGTGCGATCAAGCGCTGGATCAAGGAGGCTCGGAAGGCTAAGGCGGATGTGGTGGCTTTCCCGGAACTGGCGGTGACGGGGTATCCACCGGAAGATTTGCTGCTCAAGCCGCGCTTCGTAGCGGACAATCTGCGGGCGCTGGATGAGCTTGCGAAGGAATGTAAGGGCGTGCTCGCGGTGGTCGGCCATGTCGGCCAGGGACAGGCGGGCAACGGGAAGTCCCGGCAATCGGTGGTCGCGGCGGGGCAGCATGAATTGACCAACTCGGCGGCACTCATCGGCGAGCGGGGCGTGCTGTGCCAATACAGCAAGTGGATCCTTCCGAACTATGGAGTCTTCGACGAGAGCCGCTACTTTCACCCCGGCCGAACCTTGCCGGTGATCGCACTTCGCGGGGTCACTATCGGGCTGAATGTCTGTGAAGACATCTGGTTTCCGGACGGCCCGACACGTCTGCAAGCCGCTGCCGGCGCCGATGTCATCATCAACATCAACGCGTCTCCCTTTCAGATCGGGAAGAGCCGGATTCGCGAGCAGATGCTGGCGACGCGCGCCCGGGAGAACGGCGTGATCGTGACCTACACCAATACCGTGGGCGGGCAGGACGAGCTGGTGTTCGACGGCAATAGCCTGGTGCTCGATCAGACCGGCGCAGTCATCGCGCGGGCCAAAGCATTCCAGGAAGATTTCCTCCTGGTTGACTTGAATGCCGATGCGGTGATGCGGCACCGAATGGCGCAGCGGCGGAATAAGGCGCTGAGTGCCAAGCTGGCGGGCGCCGTCGAGCGGATGACTGTGAAGCTCCCCGCCGCTCCGAAGCGTGCGCGCGTCCTCCCGGGGCTCGAGCCTTTGCGGGAGGAATTGGACGAGGTGTATGCCGCGCTGGTGCTCGGGGTGCGGGACTATGTCCGGAAAAACGGATTCAAGAAAGTCGTCATCGGATTGAGCGGGGGAATCGACTCGGCTATCACCGCCGTGATCGCGGTCGATGCGCTGGGCGCAGACAACGTGCTCGGCCTGTTTATGCCTTCGCCCTATACGTCGCAGGACAGCGGTGACGATGTGGCGGAGTTGGCCCGGCGGCTGCACATCGCCTATGACACGATTGCGATTACCCCGACGTTCGACGCCTATCGGCAGTCGCTTGCCTTGTCGTTTGAGGGACGGCCGGTCGATACGACCGAGGAGAATCTTCAAGCGCGCATCCGGGGCAATCTGCTCATGGCCTTTTCGAATAAGTTCGGCCATCTCGTGCTGACCACCGGCAATAAGAGTGAAATGAGCGTGGGCTACGCGACCCTCTACGGGGATATGGCCGGCGGGTTTGCCGTGATCAAGGACGTGCCGAAGACCATGGTCTATGACCTTTCGCATTTGCGCAATGCGGTCGGGAAGACCCCCGTGATTCCCAAACGTGTCCTCGATCGTCCGCCGACGGCAGAATTGCGCCCGAACCAGAAAGACGAAGATAGTCTGCCGCCCTATCCGGTACTGGATCCGATCCTCAAGGCCTATGTGGAAGAGGACCGGTCGCTGGAAGAAATCGTGGCGATGGGATTCGACCGGGCCGTGGCGGCCAAGGTTATCGGTCTAGTGGATCGCAGTGAATACAAACGGCGTCAGGCGCCGATCGGGATCAAGATTTCGCATCGGGCATTCGGGAAGGATCGGCGCATGCCGATCACCAACGGGTATCGATAA